The DNA region TACCATGATCGTGTCGGTGGGAGCCAACAGGACCTCAGACAACATCACTACGACCAAGGGTACAACGGTCACCCGGCAGCTGGACGGCAAAGGTGGAACCGAATGCAGTCCGACCCGCATGGTAACAGGCCGGGTCCCAACGAATACGTGCTCCCCAGCAACCATCGGTCCTATGAGACAGTCACAACGGCTTCAGGGAGTGGTACGTCAGGAGAGCCAGCCGGGTATCAGACGGACCCAACAAGCAGCGATAATAGCTCCATCGAGCGGGTTCAGTCGGCGCCGAAGAGGAAACCAGCaccgcaacaacagcagatGAACGACTACGGCATTGGGTTCAGCAACAACTCGGTgtacccaccaccatcgttTGCAGTGGGAGCTCAAAGCAGCAGTTCAAGCTCGGGAGATTTGCCCAACTTTCAGCAACAGGTATCCCCTCCAGCGGTTCCCCAGAAGGGTTCGACGTTGAGGAAAACCACGACTGCGTCGCCACCTCAGGTGCAGGATAGACCCTCGCCAccggagaagaggaagagttggTTTTCGAGGAGGTTTAGCAAGAACAACTAAGAGGGGTCGACATTTTTGACGATTGCTTTTTTCGATGATATTTCGACAGTTTGTTTaagttgccgccgccgataATGTCGACTTTTTTGATACCCGATGGTTCTTCTCACTCTCGCCTTTTAAAAAAACGTCTGGTATGGATGTGGGGcttttggtgggggtttgCTACCGTTCAGATGTTTTTGTTGCATGGGGCGTTGCGTTTTGTCAGGCTGTTGTGGACAGGCATATTGgcagagaggagaagaataAGGAGATTGGACATTTAGAAGATGTAGGATGTTCGACTAGTTGCGGATGGTTTGGCGTCTTGTCGTTTCTCTCAGCGAAATACTCGACTGGAGGTGGTTTTCTAGGACGGGATTGtgattttgatgatgaatgggttggtttgtgttgaAGTACACATATACGCACACACAcggttgggatgggaaagggaaagggaaagggaagcaCGTTAGGAAATGGGAATTACTACTACTGCTGTACAAGGGCGTTTTTCTGTCGAGTCCTTTGTTCTGATTTGGTACatgagagaaagaaaaataatgAGAGGGAttctttttttgatttttAACATTTTGGTGTGTTCTTGCTGGTGTtttcttgtgtgtgtgtgtgggtgtgatttggggggttgagagaTGAGATATGGTTGGATATATATATGCTGGAAAGCGcaaggaaagggggagggggactaTTATGATCCAGTAGTAATGGTGAATTGAGGTGGTAAGACTTTCGGCAGAGATCCCTTGCTGTCGAAGTTGGTATCAATTTGTTGTTTCATGTGATTGAAACTAGAGACAAATATAGTTTACAGTTTGGACATTTGATCCCATGATTGATGCATTAATGCCACACGGGCTATCTAGTCCTCTCTGCCTCAATACTGGTACTCAATAGCCACATCCATTCCATAACTTTGCCACTCAATCCCCTCTTAAAGACCATATCGTAGGTAGTAAGTAGCAGGAACCATGTCCCATCTGTGTGTATGGGGGTAAAATATGGACAAGATAATTTTTAGTTGAGACGAGAGGAAATGAAAAAGACAGTGGTCAACgatccttcttcccctcttgcttttgcttcttctcctcttctagACGGTCGGACTGGTCCTCTGCCATGGCTACGAGGACGTAGCCTATGAGGACTACGTTTGCCATTATGGCTGCGAGGCCGCCGGCGTAGGTTGAGTTGCCTGGGGGGAATTAGCCGTATGTTTAATGAATGTGTCATGGGAGAGAATACGGAAGGGCGTTGTGAGAATGGGTATGAACAAGGAAGTTATGAGGGGATACGAAAGGGGATATGAGCCATAAGATATGGGAGGCATGGGAGAGGGCACACAGAGGGTGGTGTatgtgagtgagtgagtgacaGAGCAAGGCTGAGCAGAAGATTTATAAGCCGTGTTAGTTACCTTTGAACAGAGTGTTGACGGTGGCAAAGTAAGACCCGATAGGTACGACCATCATGGCGAGTGTGAAGGCGAGGAGCTTGAAGATGACGGCTGAGGGGACggcgggggtgatgttggacttttgagctggggaggaggatgagagggagTTTGGGTCGGGCTggtcgaggagggttttTTCTTGGGAGATGATACGGCGGGTGGCCATTTTGGGCGATCTTTGAGATTTGGATTGTAGTATGTGATGATATGGTATGGTCAACGGTGAGGCttgcttgatgatgttggttgtGAGTGTGAGAGAGGTACGTATTGGGTAGGTGAGTCCGTGCTTAATTGGCATGGGAACATCGCTCGCAGCTCACGTGTCGACGTGCAGCAAGTACAAGCGCGTCCGGCCCACTGAAATTCCCGATTGACGCGCTCTCGTTTGCTTTTGCTGGCAGAGGTTTGTGGGGCCGGGTTTTTGATGGTTGAATTCTGAGAAAGATAGGgctgtttcttcttccctttctctccctctcttttgTTCAAAATTCTGGTTTCGACTCGAGTACTGCCCAATCGACCGGTTACCACACCCAAAGAGGAGGCAAACGAAGGAGACATTGTGGCAATTGTTCGGCGTCCACTTTCAGCAAAGTCTCTTTTACTTGTTGACTTTTCATTGACTTTGATAACGGGGCGGTATCGGTCTAACGGCAGAAATCCCAACAGTCGCTACTACGAATGATCTGAAATTTACCAATTCAGGGGTGGGACATCATCAAGGACCCCGACTTTTCGTCCGACTTTCTCTTTCGGCGCCTTTGACTTCGGAGCACTCTACACATTGCTCCGTTGTCTtctttgttcttttcttttttttttttttttttttttgaaagATAACGATTGCTCCGAAGTTTACTCCACCTTTACCACCCTCAGTCGAAACCCAACCAGTCGAGACACAACAAAAAATGGAGTTTTCATCTTCAccgccaaccaccacccgacGCAGAGGTTTGGCATTCGACGAcatcgaagacgacgacaTTGTGAGCGAGTCGCCCTATTTTACACAACCGACACAGATCATGGACAAACCTTCCATACGCCCCATGTCTGTCGTACCTTCCTCGCCCCGATCAATCATTGAGGTTcctgcctcttccccatTTCGACCACAACCAGTTGCCCCGCGAATTGGCGGTCGATTGGCAAGCGCGATGGCTCCACCAGGCACCAGCTTCAAACCCCCAGCGAGTCGAACTGTGTCTACTGCTTCGAAGAAGCGAGATTTTGTACAGATATCAGACGGCGAGTTGGATGCGCCGATCTATGTCGGAGGAGACTCTTCCGACGAGGATGCCGAGCGAACACGGGGAGACATTCGACCTTCGTCTTTCCAGCGAAAGGAGCCGAGTATCAGTGTATCGACGTCATCCACTTCACTAGCCTTGAAGGCGCAGGTAGCTGCCAAGTCGGTATGTTTAACGTTTCGGTCTACAAGTCAAGTTACTAATACGGTGTGCGGGACAGAAACAAAATACACAAGAATCAAATGGCAGCACATCAAACCGCCACGGCCTACAAAAAGACTGGGCTTCGCTGTCTCCttcgtctccctcctcggaTGAGAGTCTCGAGTCGCTCCGGAAACCGTCCCCACCTAAACAGCCTGCACGACGGAGGCTCGTCCAAGGTCGCCGCCCTGGCCGGCAAGCAAGTCCCGAAAGTTCTCCGGTCAAGCCGGTCGAGAAGCCAAGAAAACAAGCTAAGGTCATTGATCTTGTTAgcgacgatgacgatggagACGAGGACTTTGATAGTAAAAAGGCCAAGGGGCGTCGATCTTCCCCGCaagatgccgaggacgacgaagatgaggaggctTCAAGCGAGTTTGATGCCCGAGTCCTCCAGTATCTCAACACTTGCGACGTAGTGCAACTGGTCGCCATCGCTGGCGTCAAAGAAGACACTGCGAAAGTCATGGTTTCCCACCAACCATTCAAGGATCTAGAGCATGCTCGCCGAGTCACCCTTGCTCACAAGAAAAAGGGCAAGAAATCTGCCAAACTCTCTGTGGGAGATGACATTGTATCAGCGGTCAAGTCTTACGCCAAGTCGTTGGATGCGATTGACTATGTTATCCAGGCCTGTGAGAAACAGGCCCGTGCAATTAAAGCATCGACTACTAAGTGGACGATGGATGAAACGGGCCAGATGAAAAACGATTCTCAGGCGGATGATGGAAAGCCCTTGACACCCATCAGCATGGAAGACCCAAAATTGGTCGACCTGCCCCACCGCCAGCCCAAGTATATGGAAGGTCATTGTACCATGAAGCCCTTCCAACGGTATGGGCTAAACTGGATGCGTCTGTTGCACAAATTGGACTGCGGTGGAATTTTGGCAGACGACATGGGCTTGGGAAAGACATGCCAAGTCATCTCACTCATGTGCTCCGTTGTCGAGGATTACGAGAAGGGGAAAATGAAAGGCGACCGGCCATGGCCCAACCTCATCTTCGTGCCGCCCTCGACTTTGGCCAACTGGGCTGCGGAGTTCAAAAGATTCGCCCCGGACATCCATGTCATCACATACCAAGGCCCCCAAGCCACCCGTGATGACATTGCGGAGGAGATCCAAGATGATCCGGAAGCATATCACGTTGTTCTAACGAGCTACTCGCAGCTCTCGCGGCCAGACGACATTTCCAATCTTCGACGCATCCAGCCAAAGATTGCCGTCTTTGACGAAGGTCACAAGATGAAGAATCCCAAGACGAAGCTCTACAGGGATCTGCTACGCATCACGGCCGACTGGCGGTTGATTCTGTCGGGCACGCCTGTTCAAAACAACCTCATGGAAATGATTGCCCTCCTGCGCTTTGTGGAACCTAAGCTGTTTTCAGAGCACTTTGAAACACTGGAGGCGTTGTTCAGCCAAAAGTTCTCTCTGGCGGACGTCTCCAAGGGCGCAATCTTGGCCAGCGAGCGGGTACCCCGTGCCAGGACCATTCTCGAGCCATTTATCCTCCAACGCCGAAAGGAGCAGGTGCTCCAAGACATGCCCCAGAAGACGACAAGGGTCGAGTATTGCAAGATGGACAAGACACAGGCCAGTATCTATGAGGACTATGCGAGAAGATTTAGGAAGTCGGCAACATCTCAATCTTCTCAGACCGTCGTTGCGGAAAAGGGCAGGGACAATGATACCAACAACGTTTGGATCCAGTTGAGAAAGTCGGCTATCCATCCGCAGCTGTTCAGACGCTActtcaaggacaaggatgtggaggaaATGGCCAAGGtgctgatgaagaggatACCACAGTCGGAGCTCAAGCAGCCTAATCTCGGGCACCTGACGAATGAACTCAAGGCGCTGTCGGATTTTGAGCTTCATTTGTGGTGCAGAGATTACAAGTGCATCAGGTCGTTTGACTTGCCAGATGGGTCCTGGGGAGAGTGTGCCAAGGTGAAGAGCTTGTTGAAGTTGATTAGGGGGTATCAGAAGAACGGAGACCGGGCCTTGGTTTTCACGAGGTTTGCCAAGGTTATTGAGATTCTGGGAGAATGCCTGGCTAGTGAAGGGGTGGAGTACCTCAGTCTTCAAGGAAACACTGATGTCAGCGAGCGACAGGAACTGATCAACCAGTTCAACGCCGACCCGACGATCCCGGTGTTCCTGCTAACGACGGGATCGGGAGGTACCGGTATCAACCTGACGGCGGCCAACAAGGTCATCATTTTTGATCAGAGCGACAATCCGCAAGACGATATTCAGGCGGAGAATCGGGCGCATCGTTTGGGTCAGACGAGGCCGGTTGAGATTGTCAGGTTGATTAGCgaggggacggtggaggagctggtttACAAGGCGTgccagaagaagctggagctcGCGAATAAGGTGACGGGCTGGAGCGCTGGACTGGATGCGGCGGCTGGATTGGAGATGACTTCTGGACAGATGGAGGCagaggtgaaggagatgatgaagaacgGGGGGACGCCGCCAGATAGTGATtaggggggggtggggggtggggcaTGGTCAGCATTAGCCTGGTGTTTTGTGATTCTATTAGAGGAATGGGGCGGCTGCGTCTTTAGAGGGGGGTTTATACAGGTGGTTTTTGTCGTTGGTGTTctggcgatgatggggacagaaaacaaaacgTCGTCGTTATATGTGGGCATGGGAACGGTGGCATGTTGAGGTATTGTGCGAATAATGGGGTGTCATACATGGGGCGATTACAATAAAATATAGGTTATTTAGGGCCCGAACCAATCAAGACATTGATTAATCAACTGAGAGTTACACCATGACAACATCTTCATGTTTTTAGATCATGATTTGAGATGGAGATTCCTTCGGCTGCAGGAACCGAGaactggtgatggggtgacCCTTGTACAAGACCAATCGGGAATCGGGAATTGGGAATTGGGAACTTGGGGAAGCGGAGATAAGCGACAACTGCAAGCACTTGTGCGGAAAAGTGGGGTTTGTAGCTTTCACATGCTTGATTCAACGTTGTCTGACAAGGGATGGGAAAATGTGATTGTGGGGATATTTGTTCCTGTTCGCCTCAGGGCGGCCGAGTTGGGTGACCGTCACGAGCTAGGTTTTCCGGCGTGGTTTCGGTTTTGGGAACTTGGTTTTTATTTCTTGACAGGTTAAcgctcctccctcgccctttttccctttttttttttttttttgtttgttatTTTGTTGGATTGGTGTTTTTCCCCCATGGTAACTTGAACGCGCACGTGCCACAAAAGACTGATTAATTACTCCGTGTATGGCGTAGGAAAGGGTtgttgggatttgggagaCTtcgcaagaaaaagaagggaaaTGGCGTTTCAGTGGTTCGTCGGTTTGTTGGGGGCGGTGTACACCATTTTGTTGTCGTCTCTGTTTGGGACTGGGAGTGCCGATTCTGGTCCGGATACGAGGATACGGTTTGAAGaggttgagcagcagcaacagcagcagcagcagcagcaggagccaACAGGCacggctggtggtggtaaacgtcccaacaacacccgtcatcatcatcaacaccacggAAGGGGGCCAAAGCTGTTTTTGTTGTCGGCGTGGGACATGCTACTTGACGTGCTCTCTTTTTGGCGGCAGGTATGTCTCCCCCAACGCTCACCCTATCTATTATTTTCAGATCTAACCAACTGTTGATGATGTATAGAAAATCATAACCCACtacaccaaccccacccccctgacCCTCtacctctccgccctccacTCCGCCAGAACGTTTGAacagtgggaggaggcggcgctcAATCTGGATACGTTGCTCGGGCTGGACCTCTGGAGGAACAACCCTGTCTCTTCGCACTACGACTTCAAGCTGATCAATGAGCGGCTGGTGAGTATTGAGATTgcgagggagacgggggacGTGCACTCGCTGGTTAACCTGCTGAGGAGTGGCTTGGTGAGGAACTTGGGGAATATCACCGCCACGAAGCTGTACAATCGGGCGTTTGCGGGGACAAAGTTTTTGATTGAGGAGTATGTTAGGGctgtggcggagggggtggaggatattAAGAGCTTGCCTTCGCCGGGGGAGACGTCGGCGGTGGGgtatgttgttgatggtggtaggGGAGTTccaaggggtggtggtgtcgcgAGGCAGGGGCATCATGTTAGTTTTGAGGATAATAATGGGGAGAGTAGCaccggtggggaggggagcagTAGCGGtaaggagaggaggcagacGCTTAGTGTGATGACGACAAGGGGGGAGAGTACTGCCGCTGGAGGGGGGAATGGGACGCCAAAGGTGGACTGGGGGTTTGAGTGTTGCTAGCCCCCCGGGCGGTAGTCATTTGCctgagggggggaggatggttgCTACCATGTCTACGCAGGCGAAGCTGGATTTTATACATGATACGAGACAGGCTTTTGGGAGGACGGCGTTGGTTTTGCAGGGGGGGGCGATTTTCGGTTTGTGTCacttgggggtggtgaaagCTTTATTTTTGAGGGGGCTGTTGCCGAGAATTATTGTGGGCACGGCGACGGGGGCGTTGATTGCTGCGTTGGTGGCGGTTCAttccgaggaggagctgccgAGGGTGCtgaagggggatgggattgaCCTGAGCGCGTTTGCGAAGCAGGGGCAGGATCCGGTCAAGCATAACCAGGGGTTAAGGGAGTCGATCTGGTCGAGGTGGGCTAcgctggtgaggagggtgcggAGGTTTAGGAGGGAGGGCTATTTTCTGGATgtgaaggtgttggaggagtgtATCAAGAGTAACATTGGGGATTTGACCTTTGAGGAGGCGTATCATCGGAGCAAGAGGGTGTTGAACATCACGGTTGCTACGGCTGGGCATGGGGGTGTGCCGACGTTGTTGAATTACTTGACGGCTCCTAACGTGGTATGtaccccccttttcacccaAAGGCATGAGCATGGCTAACATCCACAGCTAATCTGgaccgccgccgtcgcctccaacgcctccacACCCACCTTCTACGGCCATCGTCAAACCAAGATCCTCTGCAAAGACTCCCAAGGCAACATCGTCCCCTGGAAGCCCGCCAACGAAGTCGACTTCAACCACTGGACCAACGCCTCCTACACCGAGCAAgaatcccccctcctccgcatcgCCGAGCTCTTCAACGTGAACCACTTCATCGTCAGCCAAGCCCGCCCCTAcctcatccccttcctccaaagCGACATGCACGGCCCCTCCATGGTCGAAACCCGCAACAAGACCATGTCTGGCATGGCCTTCATCATGCGCATGGTCGGCCTCGAGCTCCGACAccgcctccgccagctcGACACGCTCCAGCTGCTCCCGGCGGGTATCCGTCGGTTCCTTGTGGACGAGCGGGTGCCGGGCGCGAGCATGATGCTTGTTCCCGAGGTGACGGCTGGTGACTTTGTCCGGCTGATGGAAACCCCCACCAAGGAAACGCTGGAGTATTGGATCCTGAGGGGTGAGCGTAGTGTCTGGCCGGCTGTGGCGGCGCTCAAGATTCGCTgtgcggtggaggaggagctggataGGGCTTACCAGGTTGCCAGACGGCTCAAGGCTGGGGGGTtaaggaggaagacgagtCATATGCAGACGCCCATGTTGGGCGCTTTAGAGAACCCGGAATTAGGGGTTgagcaggagaggaaggaaaggtTCAGGGCTCATAGCACCAGTGCGAGAGGTTCACCTACTGCATGAGAAAGTTCGTGGGAGTACTTGGGATAGGAGTTATCGAAtgggtttttttctttttttcttttagATGGTCAAGAGACGGGACGGCGGGGTACACCGTCAATGTAGTTTAACGCACAAAgggtgtttgttgtcttCATTCCCGTTGTCGTCAACTAATACTATCAAGCTGCCGAAGACATAGTCAAGGATGACGGTTGTGTTGCCCAGTGCGTCCTTGCCTGTCATCAGGAAATGGTGACCAGCTGCCAGGACGACGGTGCTGTCCTCCAGTTTCCCCTGCTGTGTTTTCTTGAAAACGAGGGGTGCGGCCTTGGACCCACGAACCTTGTTGATGACTTGAACCTCTCCATATTTCAAGCCCTTGAGCGTAGCCTTCTGGTTTTTGTCATCTGTGGCTTTCGGCTCAGTTGTTTCGCCGGTGTCTTGAACCCAGAGATACAGAATCTGATCGACTGGTTTCGGCACAGCCCCGATAAGAGGAATATCTATGTCTGGGATGTCGTTGAGGGAAGCTGACACGATTCGCttggttggcttgggagCTGGCTTCGCTTTCTCAGAAGATGAAGCGGTGACGACAGAGCTTTCTTGGCATTGGGTGTaagaaaaggagaagccAAAGACGTTGAGGATCATAGAGAAGACAAAATGTGCGGGCAAGGGGGCCTGGTCTTTCCCAGCTGCCGAATCCGCTGCATCCTTTTGTTCTGGGAGAAGCTTTTCGAAGATCACGGATAGCTGATTTTGCGACCTGGGTCTTTTGAACTGAATGTTGTTCACGGAAGGTGGCAGCAAGTCTTTGGAGTCATTGCCCATGACGCCTCCAATCAGGTCTCCGAGGGTCACTGCATCTGGAGGTGCAGGAGTAGTCGTTGATCCAGGAATCATAAACTGAGCGTCGAAAGACCAGGTTTGCTGATTCGCAACTTCTTGGCCTGTGGGCTTCTTGTCCTCTGTCGTCTTGTCATCTTTCCTGGGCGGAGGCTTCTTATTATCATTCGTGAAGTTGAGCGAGAGATCTACCGGCCCCAGCCCAAGGACACCCTTCAAGGCGAAAGAGGATCCATCGCCGTCTTAACTGTTTTCTTTCCCACTTCCGGGCATGGGGGCTTGGAGGCGAGCTTGAGGTCATTGAAACACCGCCGATGGGAGATCTTCTCGCTGTGGTTTAAGCATTTCAGTACGGCTGATACATCGATCCAAGCGAGCCCCGAAGATGTCTAGGATGCGCAAGACCGGCACGATGCCCTCGTCAGCATCGTGACGCAGCAGACAGCTGCGgtggaggaagccaagaagaaaTTCGGGGACGCTATCGAGGCTGTGCATCCTGAATACTATCAACAAGGTGATCCGACAAtcatggttggtggtgtcaAGTCTGGCTGGGCGCATGACTTTTTGGACAAGGTCAAAGTCCGGCTTGACAACCAAACGGTGCAGCCTTCCGCTGATGCCTTGTCAAGCATAGACTTGGACCGTCTTCACAACTCAAGCATTCCTCCCGAGGCGTGGGGAGTCATGGTCAAGTTGCTGGGAGAGTTCTGTTCTTTGGGCGGCAGCGATGATGAGTCCACTGCCGTTAACCATATGCCCCTCTACCATGATACTGGTGTGGAAGACACTGATGTCAATATGGACAATGCGGAGGCTCCATTGTGGAGAGACAGGTGGAACAACAGACAGCCGTGGTTCCCCCTCTTCGTTGAGTGGGAAGCCGAGTACGTCCACGTCCCATGGGAAGACTGGACACTGAGAAAGTCCGTCAGCGCATCTTCTGGGCTCGAACGAACAAGCTATAGCATTGATTCGGACAAGGACCTCACCTCTGTTACGGACAGACGCCTTGTCTCGGGCAGGATCTTGATACTGCCACAGCCCTCTTCTGCCCTGAATGCGCTTATTCAACAACTGTTCAGCACAGTCCCTAAGGATGAAGTCGAGTCGATCATCTcaaaggaggagcaggtcaacctcaccaagaGTGTCCTTCGGCTGCCGTTCCTTTCAGCACCTCTCAGCGGATTGACTGATCATCTCATCACCTTGGTCCACAGAACGCACATCAAACCAAGTGTCAGAGCAACAGGTCAGGGACCGCCCCGACCAGTCACAGAGGCTGTCGATAAAGGCCCGAATCCCATGTTCCCAAAAGATCGGATATCCATCATGGGGCTTGAACTGGACCCGACTCCTTACGGCGCCCAGATCCATGTCGCCGCTGTTGATAGCAGCCCTTCCCCATTCAAGCCCGTCACTCACAGACAGCTCCGGTTCACCAAGCTGAATGTGATTGATAAGTTTGGACAGGCCATCCAAGCGTTACAGCCACGCACGTCAGCACCAGTAGAAGCGCACACGGCCGGGAAGGACGACGTCAATGGACTCTCAGAGTTCGTCCAGCTCCCTCCAAGCATGAACCAGCCCGCGCGACTGAACGCTCACTTTGTCACACGCGAGTCCACGACAGATCCCTAGTCTGACTGGCGTCCCACGGCCGAGTGGGAGGATCCCATATGGGGATGGATCATCGTCAACTACAGCTCTTCACTGCCAAAAGCGTCTTCTACCGCGAGGTGAGGCTGCCCGGAAGCGGAGCCAACGGCCGAACAGGAGCCGTTGCCAGTGTGAGGTGGCTGCCCTTCAAGAAAACAGACCAAGCGCAGCAAccaggggcagcagcaacagcccaGCTGGACAGACTGATCGAACAGCTCACCGCCAAAGACGGCATTTACGTCCAGGCGTTCACGCACATGATCAACGGAGCCCTCAAGCAGTCAGGTCCGGCCCCGGGAGAGTACGCAGAGGCGTTGAACTGCACAGTCGGAAAACCGCTCGCTCTGGTCAACATGGGCTGGTCCCTCGAGCTGGCTATGCCACCCACCAAGAACCAAAtccaccatcaacgccaagGACCCAGAACGACACCTCCTAGATCCGAACAACCCCCAGGCAGGTGGCACGTACCGATTCCCCATCAAGCTCGGCGACTCCCACAGGGAATACGACGGTTTGGTAGGTTACTTCCCCCATGAGGCCGCGGCCCACCGACCCAAGAAACGTCGGATACCTCCCCCTAAACGACGAATTTGACCTCACCAAGTTGTACACCTACTCTGGCcacgaggagaagaagccaaaagaCCCGGGCGGGACAGcataccccctcctcaaactcaacAACGCCTCCTACCCCCGCCTACCAGCATACTGGCTCGACCCGGCAAAATActaccaaccccccaaccatcgccaacaccaacaccaaataCACCCtcgacagcaacaccaaaagCTGCAAgtcctcgccgccatcctAGACCCCTTCCAAGCCATCCACGCCTACTCCGGCTTCTTACCCATCAAGGAACTCAAACTGCCCGACTGAACCTGGCAAAAAGCCCTCAACCGCATGACTGCCTTTTTCCACGTGGGGCCgttgatggtgacgaggGACGTTCCCGCGTTTGAGACAACTTACGAGCTCAGGGCGGATTACTCGCTGAGCAGAGGAGAGGAGCAACAAGTGTGTGAAAAACAATCGGTTGACGTACTTCTTACCGGGGTGCCGGAATGGAATTGGCTGCAGCCGTATTACATAAACAGTAGAGATGAGCAGGGGAAAACAACAACGGGGAAGCCAAAGAACGAGgaccgtggtggtggtgatgatgatgatgatgatgaagtggAGGAAAAGACAAAGTTTATGCATATCAAGGTCGGGAGGATGGATACGAGGCCGAGGTTTGAAAAGGGGCCGTGTACGGCTGTTGACGGGTGTTTGCAGATGAGGAGAGGTGTTATTCATGATGAAGGGAAGGAGAAGTAACgtttggggtggtggtggattttggtggtgggtgggtgggaggtttggcaagcaaaagaagagatAGTAAGCGTTTTTGCTTGTTTGCCGTGTCAGGCTTTcggaattttttttttcaccgTTGCTGTCGGTAGGTATTCTCTCTTCCCCCGGCCCGGCATCGCGAGACAGTAGCGGAGTAGACTGCAGACTCGGGTGGGGATAGTGAAGATTACCTATAATATGCAGCTTTGAACTCGCAGTGCGGGTTGGAGGTCCTTCACTACTCTCATGTAGAGAGGCTCTGGAGGCGGCGAAGGGGGGGCGTGGGAGTAAACGGTTTGGTCTTGTTTAGCCGGGGTCGGAGGGACCGTTCTGCTTGTTTCATTCATCATTGAGTAAGTAGCAGTGTGTTGTTATATTATCCGAGGCCTCTTGCTCAAGGGGCAACTTGACTGCTGTATGTACACAGCAGCATCGGATCCTAAGTGTGCCGGTGGGACATGCCTTGCTG from Podospora pseudoanserina strain CBS 124.78 chromosome 1, whole genome shotgun sequence includes:
- the TGL3_2 gene encoding triacylglycerol lipase (COG:I; EggNog:ENOG503NWZF); the protein is MVATMSTQAKLDFIHDTRQAFGRTALVLQGGAIFGLCHLGVVKALFLRGLLPRIIVGTATGALIAALVAVHSEEELPRVLKGDGIDLSAFAKQGQDPVKHNQGLRESIWSRWATLVRRVRRFRREGYFLDVKVLEECIKSNIGDLTFEEAYHRSKRVLNITVATAGHGGVPTLLNYLTAPNVLIWTAAVASNASTPTFYGHRQTKILCKDSQGNIVPWKPANEVDFNHWTNASYTEQESPLLRIAELFNVNHFIVSQARPYLIPFLQSDMHGPSMVETRNKTMSGMAFIMRMVGLELRHRLRQLDTLQLLPAGIRRFLVDERVPGASMMLVPEVTAGDFVRLMETPTKETLEYWILRGERSVWPAVAALKIRCAVEEELDRAYQVARRLKAGGLRRKTSHMQTPMLGALENPELGVEQERKERFRAHSTSARGSPTA
- the VMA21 gene encoding vacuolar ATPase assembly integral membrane protein vma21 (EggNog:ENOG503P580; COG:U) — its product is MPIKHGLTYPIRTSLTLTTNIIKQASPLTIPYHHILQSKSQRSPKMATRRIISQEKTLLDQPDPNSLSSSSPAQKSNITPAVPSAVIFKLLAFTLAMMVVPIGSYFATVNTLFKGNSTYAGGLAAIMANVVLIGYVLVAMAEDQSDRLEEEKKQKQEGKKDR
- the FUN30 gene encoding DNA-dependent ATPase fun30 (EggNog:ENOG503NVEK; COG:B), which translates into the protein MEFSSSPPTTTRRRGLAFDDIEDDDIVSESPYFTQPTQIMDKPSIRPMSVVPSSPRSIIEVPASSPFRPQPVAPRIGGRLASAMAPPGTSFKPPASRTVSTASKKRDFVQISDGELDAPIYVGGDSSDEDAERTRGDIRPSSFQRKEPSISVSTSSTSLALKAQVAAKSKQNTQESNGSTSNRHGLQKDWASLSPSSPSSDESLESLRKPSPPKQPARRRLVQGRRPGRQASPESSPVKPVEKPRKQAKVIDLVSDDDDGDEDFDSKKAKGRRSSPQDAEDDEDEEASSEFDARVLQYLNTCDVVQLVAIAGVKEDTAKVMVSHQPFKDLEHARRVTLAHKKKGKKSAKLSVGDDIVSAVKSYAKSLDAIDYVIQACEKQARAIKASTTKWTMDETGQMKNDSQADDGKPLTPISMEDPKLVDLPHRQPKYMEGHCTMKPFQRYGLNWMRLLHKLDCGGILADDMGLGKTCQVISLMCSVVEDYEKGKMKGDRPWPNLIFVPPSTLANWAAEFKRFAPDIHVITYQGPQATRDDIAEEIQDDPEAYHVVLTSYSQLSRPDDISNLRRIQPKIAVFDEGHKMKNPKTKLYRDLLRITADWRLILSGTPVQNNLMEMIALLRFVEPKLFSEHFETLEALFSQKFSLADVSKGAILASERVPRARTILEPFILQRRKEQVLQDMPQKTTRVEYCKMDKTQASIYEDYARRFRKSATSQSSQTVVAEKGRDNDTNNVWIQLRKSAIHPQLFRRYFKDKDVEEMAKVLMKRIPQSELKQPNLGHLTNELKALSDFELHLWCRDYKCIRSFDLPDGSWGECAKVKSLLKLIRGYQKNGDRALVFTRFAKVIEILGECLASEGVEYLSLQGNTDVSERQELINQFNADPTIPVFLLTTGSGGTGINLTAANKVIIFDQSDNPQDDIQAENRAHRLGQTRPVEIVRLISEGTVEELVYKACQKKLELANKVTGWSAGLDAAAGLEMTSGQMEAEVKEMMKNGGTPPDSD
- the TGL3_1 gene encoding triacylglycerol lipase (COG:I; EggNog:ENOG503NWZF), encoding MAFQWFVGLLGAVYTILLSSLFGTGSADSGPDTRIRFEEVEQQQQQQQQQQEPTGTAGGGKRPNNTRHHHQHHGRGPKLFLLSAWDMLLDVLSFWRQKIITHYTNPTPLTLYLSALHSARTFEQWEEAALNLDTLLGLDLWRNNPVSSHYDFKLINERLVSIEIARETGDVHSLVNLLRSGLVRNLGNITATKLYNRAFAGTKFLIEEYVRAVAEGVEDIKSLPSPGETSAVGYVVDGGRGVPRGGGVARQGHHVSFEDNNGESSTGGEGSSSGKERRQTLSVMTTRGESTAAGGGNGTPKVDWGFECC